ATTTGCCCTACTCTCCAAACGCACACGTTTCAGAGGGTAAAAAGTTCACTCTTCTACTTCATTTATCCTAAAACGAATCCAAGCTACATCAAGCACCTTGCTCAACTTGTTTCAGACAAAGcctgtaaaagaaaatccaacCTGTTGTTGTGATTATGTAGAACTGACGCAAACTATCTGTGGGTTGAAGTGGTTTGAAGCACTCGCTGCGTACCCCAGACCTACCAGACACTGGCAAAACAGCATTAAGTGAGGTCATGCTCCTACACACTCCATCCAGCCAGAATAAAGCCAAGCAGAAGTTACTTTAGACATTTAGGCAGCTGACGCTGAAGCTCCAAAGTTTTCCTCAAACCAAGCAAAGTAACACGCTCAAACAACTAATTGGAATTTAGGAAGAGtcacagaataaaacaaaaaaaccaataaaTCAACCTTAAGGAACCACAGCTCTCTTCCTACAGCAAGTACTACAGTGTTTAGGCCCGAGTAGAAGTAAAACATTCAAAACCAAGCAGGCTTGGAGATGGTTGGGTCACCAAGGAGTGCGTGCCTCCCCCTCCACATCACTCTGGCCTTCCCCCTCCCATCAACCCTGTTTGGcaattgtttaaagaaaaaaaaaaaatgaatatgaaaagaGTTTCAAccctttcagaaaataatacagCTGTTGGTGGAGGAGGAAGACTTCAGAGGTCCAGGAACCTCTCCACATAAATACAGCCTTTAATCTCCCTGTTTAATTGGTCTCACCCaccttggttttgtttcttgtctaaaaaacaaaagcaagggaaaaaatgaagtcatgGAAATAATGCTGGATAGATACTGATGTTTCACCAATTAAGTCATAGAAATAGGCTGGATATACAGGGATGCATGACGAAGATCTGGAAAGGAGCATAGCCCAGGGGgctttgagggaaaaaaaaagaacataccCAATTTTGGCACAGCGTGAGAGCTGGCTGAAGAttttatgaacagaaaaaaaataacgaATGCTTGACTTTGAGATGCGCTGATTGTATCTTTACATCATCCTCATTAGAGCCcgttaatttgtatttttaacaacaCAGCAAATAACATTCGTAATTACTTGCAGGGTGATGTTGTAATCGGCTATGGTTATACAAGCTTTCAATAGaaaaattttttaatattgcagttGGTTTCCAGTTCCTTTTAGGGGAAATATGGAGGCTGGCAATTGGGCAATTTTCAAATAGGAAAGACAGCAGGAACGAGGAAATCGCCGTAACCAGCGTTATCCAGCTCTACATTTTCTAACATTTGATGCTGGTGAAGCAGAATAATACACAGGGTGGGACAGAGAATATCTCCCCTTCGCTAATTCAATTTGAATATTCacttcaacaacaacaaaaaaattgatAAAGAGCTATTTGCTTTTTACGTCAATAGGCGTCAACCACGCTTCTCTCGGAAACGCAGCAGTCAAGACCGGTATGTTGCTCTTCACGTACTCAAGATTATGGACGAGGCTGCGTCGTCATCTAATTCTAACAGATTTAAAGATAAGTACCAGACATTTGGAAGACCTATACTTCTAATACTTTGATGCACAGCTTGTGAGGTCTTTCTCCTCACTGTTTAACTTCCTCTCCTCCAGACCTTCAGGTGGCAACACAagcataaaagcaaacaaaacaaaagtttccAGCACCGTTTGAAACGTTCTTGCTGAAAAAAGGGAGATGTTGCAGCGGTAACTCAGGCAGGCAAAAAGGATGGTTGCAGGACAACACGTATACTCACAGGAATTGTGCCTACGACGGAAGCCTTTGGATTGAGTCAACGTTTCCACATGTCGATCCATGTAGCTCTTGGAGCACTGTTGCTGTGGAGAGATGATAATATCTTGATTCTTCACGTCCGTTCTCCTTGGGATATTTTGCGGGGCGCTGCTGGAAATGGGCTTCTTTAACACTTTCCCAGTGCCGTTCTGACTGGGACCCACTTGGCATCCAACACCAGGGATGCCCGATTCTGTCTGCTGCAGGTCCCCACATTGTCTGCTGTCCCCTGGCCCTGGGATCTCCAGAATTTTCAGCTCAGTAATGTCACCTGCcctaaaaacaggaaaagacaaaCAGACATTCAGGAATTTATCATTTAAGGTACatttacaaaaaacaaacccctaaAGAAAAACACGCACCATTGTACAGCGGGTTTTTTCCATTGTCGTTATCAATAGAAAcgaggggaggaaaaaaggagtttAATACTCAAACACACAGGATATTTCCACAGATATGAATACATTAAACTGAAATGGCACGAATCTTCAAAATAACAACTTGAGTATTTCTACACTGCACCTGGACTTTGTCTGAAAGGTTCTGTTCCTAGCTGAAACAGGAATCGGTCAAGCAGGAAATGGAAGCAACTGGCACAGACCTCTGCAAAAATCTGCACTAATTTAACAGTTTCTGGATAATATCATTAATCTCAGCCTCGAAGCTACTATTACTTTTAATCCGTTTCTACAGAAAGCTACCCTTAGATTAGTGCGATTCATGCTCAGCCAAGGATGGCGCTTCCAGTTTCCTCAGAACAAGGATAGAGAAAAGTAATGTAGCACTGGGCACAAgccaaaatgaaacagagaagtgGTTACAAAGACCTCCCCTTGCACTGATTGcaagaaataaatcagaagttagggtcttctttttaaactttgtaaGTATTTGTCCAACTGGGATATAAAAGTAGGGAGAGCTTGCTACAGACACATCTCCTGGAAGGATATGGTTGTCATCTCTGCCCGCTCTCTCTTCAtaatccaagagaaaaaaaaaaaaaaaaagaaaattgacttCAGggaatcttatttaaaaatcagtgactCAGAGTCTTAACTATTGTAATATGCCAGGTAACAGGAAAACGTCCAGTGATGAGTAACTCTTACTTATTCTTTTTAAGCACAGCGTTATCAGGAGCTGGTGGGAAAGAACTCCTGAGGGCTACAGTACCACTGCATCCATTCAGCCACAAAATAATCTCCTGCCCACAAACACGAGAGGCACTTCTTGTCCAAACACGCTCAGTACCAGTAGGGAGATTTTAAGGCAAAGAGCTCacttctggggaaaaacaaaccacaacagccAAACCACCACAGACTTTGCCTGGAAAAGGGCAagaggtggggggggtgggaaaaaAGATGGACACTAACCTGAAGGTGACTTCTGGCACGAGGCACTTGACCCCATTATGGAAGGGCCGCGTCAGGGAAATGGTCTGGCTGACCTGATCCACAGCAGACACTCGTCCTTGGTAGACTCCCAAGCTTTCTCCACAATTAATTGACACAATGCTCCCGAGCCAGTCCGTAGCCATATTTCCGGCACACAATCGCTGTAAAGAGACACAGGCCTGGCTGTAACAAGATGCAGAAACTGACAACCTGAATCAGCATCAACTGCATCCCCCGGCCCAAAATCCTGGCTCCCACCCAGGCTCCGGCTTTGTCAGCCTCTCTCTTCTTTGTGGGGCGGAAATAAAATCCGTAGAGACACCGAGGATCACAGCGAGCGTGTAAATCCCTGGACGGGGCTTTGCCTATACGATTGTTTGTAACGCAGATCACTGTTTGCATtgttaaggaaataattttctaactGAAGTCAAGCCTAACAGCTTCCAACAGCAATATTCAGTATTTAGTTCTGTCTGCAGACATTCGCCCACtatttaccttccctttttgAAATTTTGGCGTACGAACACTGGGGCAGAACAGCTTTTGTGAATACTCATCAGTGAGAAGATCGATCTCTGTGCACACAAAAACCAACACCTTGAAGAGGACAGATTCAGAAGCGGGGGGGCAAAAACCCAACACTGGAGCCCAGGACAAAAATCTTCACGCTATCCAGAGCCAGGAGCGTTAGTATTACTGCCACTAATtagataaatggaaaaaaaaaacccaacacaaaaaaaaacccagaaaaaaagttgcattcCTTTCCAGCATTGAGTTCTACCAGAAAACAGGGGGGAAAACGCACTTTGTTTAGTCAGATGTTCAGTCCCACGTAATTCCCTCAGTTTTGATGCTTGACTGAACTTGTATCAGCACACTTTGAAGCAGCTAAGTACATCTTTTGATATGACATTTCTTCCTCCAAAGAACACAGGAAGATGACAGGCTCACTACCATCACGGCAGCGCAAAAGAGCTGACAAGCtcataaatgaaaatgactCCCGTACATATTTGCCTTTTACGCAGCAATCAGCAGTAAGAGGGAGAACACTTGAGATTTACTGTAAGGAacacaaagacaaaaaacacAGGAGATAACCCAGGAAGATTAACATCAATGTATAAACCACGTTTCTGTGAGAGTCATTTTAATTCTCTTCGAGCCTTTCCCGTCCCGAGGTTCTTGGAAAaagatgcaaggaaaaaaaaaaccaaccttgAAATAACTAGGATGCATGCATGCTACCAGAGCGGACTCACTTCCCCCAACTTTCGGGGGACTGAAAACAGGGGATGCTTCAAAGGGAAGCGAACGCTAAATTGGGTCACTAAGCCATAAATTTGTCAGGAACAGGCTCctctctttcctgtttctgtgtATTTACGTTAACCCATGATAACAATGTCTGGATTCCGAGATGACGGCTGATAAAAAGCACTTTCAAAACACAGATAACACATCCCCGAGTATCTccagtaaaaggaaaatttagttccttttcctgctttttgtaTCTCTTTTTGAAAAGAGGGAAGAGAGTTCAGTACGTATCACCATCTTACAAGGATCCCTTTCAAAAAGTAAGAGCCTCCTTttaccaacaacaacaacaaaaaaaaagcacacataAAATCTCTGTTTGTGCGcaaacataaaccaaaacaagGGAAACTCATCTCAAAGGATCTCATCCTACTACTTTATGTTCAAATCCTTTAGAAGAGGGAATGAACTGCACATGCAGTGAATGATTTGCTTCATCACATGTGGCAAACACaagcacatttttttgtttacgTACACCTGGAAATTCACACCTCCTGTCTAACAGTCTGTCTCATATTCCAATTTTTTGTCATACAAGTCGTAGATATCTCATACTCCCCCACATGTCTTATTCCAAGTGTATGCTACTGATAGTCCTGcaagttttaaatgaaactCAAGTCACACAGCTTACCCAAACACGCATGCAGCACTTAATAAACAGTTTGTAAGCGATAACTCTGCACGTGATGAGTCTATAGCTTTGCTGCTTGACCAGGCACTGCTGCTTGACAAGAAAAATCCCACTACATATATTCTCCCTATCTGTAAGATGACTTAGCGCGGAGATGCTCTCACTCATTTACAAGGAAAGCAGCCACCGAGCCCACCCGCTCTGTACCCAAGAAACAAGCTGACGTGGGATATATTCTCCCAGCAGGCCTCGTCTCCCTGGGCGGCATCGGGGTGGGCTGCCTCCAGCCTGATCCGCACAGCCAAGGCCGGGGCCCTCACAGTCCGAGGCCCGGGGCTCCCCACAGTGCGAGGCCCGGGGCCCCTCACAGTCCGAGGCCCGGGGCCCCCCACAGTCCGAGGCCCGGGGCCCCCCACAGTCCGAGGCCCAAAGCTCGGACCCCAGCAACAAGCGGCCTGCTGAGGCCTGGAGCCCAGGGAAGGGAGGCGCTcagccctgcccccccccgcctcctcaCGACGGCCCCGGGCAGGCCGGGGGAGGGCCTGACGCCACGGCCGCGCCTCACGGGAGAGGCGGGCGAGGCCCGGCCCAGCCCACCGCCGAAGGCCCCGGCTCGGCCCCGCCGGCCCGCCCGGGGCGAGgagacggggtgggggggtgggggggtgggggggtgtcaccCCCGCCTCACCTGCACCCGCCGCTCGCTCCCCGCCTCACCCGCGACCCCTCCGCCTCAGCGACGCTCGGCGCTTCCGTCACTTCCTGCCTCGCGCCCCGCCCGGCAGCGGCGCTCAAGCCACCGGCGGGCGATCATAGAGAGGAGCGGAGGAATTGCCGCTCGGCGCATGCGCGGGAAAGCAGCCTGGAGCCGCCGGGTGCGCTCTACGCATGCGCGGCGGGCACCGGGCACTCGGTGTGCAGCGCCGAGCACCGCCGGGCGCATGCGCAGTGCTCCCGCCGGTCCCACCCGTGTCACCCAGCCGCCGGGGCTGTCCCGCCCCCGTCACCCCATCGGCCCTCCACCCCTGCTGCCACGTGCCTCCTGTCACGCCTCCGTCACTCCTGTTGCTGCCGCCACGTCTTCTTGGGCACCTCCGGCACCTCCGGCACCCCTCCATCACCCTTCCATCATCACCCTGCCATCACCCCGCCATCACCTCTCCATCACCTCCATCACCTCCATCACCCCTCCTTCACACCTGTATCACCTTCATCACCCCTCCACCTCCATCACCATCACACCTTCATCACCCTCCATCATCCCCCATCATCTCCATCACCCCTCCACCACCTCCATCACCCCTCCATCACACCTTATCACCCCTCCATCACCTCCATTACCTCTCCACCTCCATCATCCCTTCATCACCTCCATCATCTCCATCACCTCCATCACACCTCCATCATCCCTTCATCACCTCGCCATCAcccctccatcttctccatcACCCCTCCATCACCTCACCATCTTCTCCATCAcccctccatcttctccatcACCCCCTCCATCATCTCCATCACCCCCTCCATCATCTCCATCACCCCCCATCAcccctccatcttctccatcATCTCCATCACCCCCTCCATCATCTCGCCATCTTCTCCATCACCCCTCCATCATCTCCGTCACCCCCTCCATCATCTCGCCATCTTCTCCATCACCCCCCCACCCAACCCACGGGCACATTTATCTCCCGCTTTCTCCTCAGCTCCATTAAACCCcgcttttcagcagcagaatgaaTTTTGCCAAGCTGCCTGAGATCACACCCCCATTGTCCCGCCAATTTAAcatttattgcctttttttcaggGAAGTTACGCCGAGCCTGGGGAATAATCATGCTCTCAAGCCCGGAGCCCAAAGCATCCCTCCGTGGATCGTCTCCCTGAGGGTTATGAAAGGCTGTTTTCAagatactgatttatttttctttttttcctcagggaTAGAAGACTTAGTCCTGATTTTTATCGAAAAGAAAACCTAGTCCTGATTTTTATCGAAATCCTGAGCCGGAGCTCAGCGTCACCTCTCCGCAAATCTCAGCTGGGAGAAAGAGATCCAGCACCCAGGAGGATTAAAACCTCCTTCTAACGCCACCTGACACTAAATCTGACACCCAAGTCAGATTTTTaaggataatttaaaaaaaaaaaataaacaggtgTGAGAgaggggttcccccccccccccccaaaaaaataataatcttttccCAATGGAATAAAAGAAACTTCAGCAACTTTCATTAAGAATTATTTATTGGGTTAGAAATGCTGCGCAGTTTCTATCCCGGCACACGGGTGCGTTCCGGGCAGGGTACAAACAGGAATCGCTGCTCCATTTGCCGGGAAAATTCACCTTCGCGCTGGCTAAAGCGGACCGTAACGCAAGGCGGTGCATCTCCCGCGGTCCTCAAACCTTTGCTGCTTTGAGTAGGCTGAGTATAGAAATCTACTGCTtgctaaaatataaaaatattagtttaaaaaagaaaaaaaacccaaacacacaacaaaaacccaaacaggaaATACATCGTCCGAAAGCCAGAAGTGTTGTCCGTGCTTCTTactgtttcttattttcagtcCTTTGATATTTTCCAGGCGGCTTCTTGTTAGGGGTTTAGCTAACAATATCCCAATTGGCCAACAGCACTACTTAcggattttttttattatttatattttttatttttattcccccccccccagcaggctGTCACTAAGGATTGGTAGAAACCCACGGGATTCAGTTCGCggcttttttctcttcagggaATTTAGCTGCGCCCAGAACGGGTCCCCTCTCCGGGATGGCTCCGACATCCGCATCCCCTCGAGACCCCCCCGGTCGCCGGCCCCTTCCCCGGGAGCCGAAGGTTTTTCCCGACAGCTCCAAAAGACTTTCGCcccgtggggggggggagggaaaagactTTATCCCTTCCCGCTCGCCTTTACGGGAGACGACCTCAACGACGGCGAGCGCGGGGCTGCGTTGGCTTCGAGAGCAAGCGTTGGGGAGCAAGCGGGCTGAGCGCCCGACGCCGAGAGCTGCCTTTCCTTCTGCGAAGCGACGCCTACGGGGAACTCTTCGTGGGGAAACGCTTCTTCATCTGGAAGCGCTCgcatttcttgtatttcatcGTCAGTCCGTACTGAGGAGTGATGTCCACCTCCTCGCCGGGGCGGAGGCTGAACTCCAGTTGCTGCAGCATGGTGGTCAAGAAGAGGAAGACCTCCCACCGGCCGATGGACTCCCCGATGCAGCGCCTCTTCCCCAAGCCGAAAACCATCACTTTCTCGCTCTCCGTCCTGTTTATTTCGGTCCCCGCGGCGTTGAGGAACCGCTCGGGGTTGAAGGTTGAGGGATCCTTCCAAAGCTTCCTGGAGCAGAAAGGAGACACCCCTGAGAAAGACATTTTCACCCACGGGGACAGcgatccaaaaaaaaaaaaaaaaaccccaccaaaaaaaacccccccatCTCCTCGCAGAGAGAAGCATTGCGATGCTTTTTCATTCcaccatccaaaaaaaaaaaaaaaagctttggcaACCTCTATCCCTGATCTAAAAGGCCAACTACGTGTCAGACCCCATCAGCTCAGTCTATTGAAATCTCCGATTCAAACCCCGACTGCGTTTGCTCGTGCAGACACCGGGGATGGATTTAATTCAGCGTGCAAGAGCTCGAGATCCTGCAGTTTCAGCcgaaaggaggggaaaaaaaataatttaaaaaaaaaaacacggTGCAGAGAAATCAGTCGggacatcttaaaaaaaaaaaacaccaaaaaaaacccaaaaccagggGCTGCTTGGCAGGAGGATTTACCGATTCCTGATTATCCGGCAGGCAAAGCTGCCGACCCTCGCACGGACGTGGAAAGTCCGGTGCATCGAGGCCGTCACCACGTCACTGCGCGTCAGTTGGGCAAGCCCTGACGTTGGGGACTTGCTGACCGAGTCAACCTAGAGTTGTTCCACACCCAGGAGACCCGAGGCTGGGCTCAGCATCAAACCCACACGATTTTTGGTCCgatctgccttttcctccctccccgaCCCCGTCGGCTTTTGGCACGTTGCTCGAAAGGATCAGGTGAGCACGGGGAGATTTGATCTACTCACTCGTCGTGGTTGACTTGCCACTGGTTGATAAAGACGCAGGTATCCTTGGGGATGTAATAGCCGTTCAACGCCGTCGCTTTTGTCGTACTGAAAGAAATACGGGCGGAGGGGAAGAGAAGTTAAGAGGAGACCCGCAGCTTCGCGGCAAAAACCCAGGGGCGTTTCATTTTCAATGCCCTATATTCTTAGGACCGGCTAGGAAATAACCGGGAATATTTAGTCTCCCGAATACAAATCGGGGTAACGCTCTTCCTCAAGCGGAAAGATTCCAGTTTCGGGAAGCTGGATGAGTTGTGCTGTGGTTTCTCCCCACGCAAGGGGAACTATGAACCCAAGGGTGTTAGCCGTGACCCGCCATCCCTCCACCAGCAAAGAGCGAAACTGCCCTCAAAGCGAAGGTGCCTAAACGGCACCTCCCAGAAAAttgctccaaaaaaaaaaaagaaaaaaagaaaaaaccccaaaatatcaTGTCGGCTGCTCCAGCCCATACCTGTGCGGGATGGtgaagggcaggaaggaggaatgCCTGAACATCTCCAGGATAAAGGCTTCCGTGTAGGGCAGCGTGCCTCGGTCCGACAGCCTCGGTCTCCTCTCCCGGCCGATGGTTCGGTCTGCGGGAGGTcgagaggagggaggaggttgAGGTCAGCCCTGGCCAGAGAAGTTTTGGCCCCAGAGAAAACAGGTTCATGGACTCACCTAGTTCTTCCTGGATCTTCTTCTGGATGTCGGGGTACAAGGCGACGTACATGAGGCTCCAGGATAAGGCAGTTGCTACAGTGTCAAAGCCTGGATGGACGTGAAAAAGGCATTTAGTTACCGAAAGAGGATGGGCGAGCGGGTATTTGCAGATCCCGTCACTCTAGATGTTTGCCTTGGAGGGGTTCCCCCATCAGCTGTCACTGAAGAGCCATTTGCTCTGGTCACTGCTCAGGAGGGCACTCGAGAGGTCAGAAGCAGCTCCGAACACCCGAGCGTGGCCAGGATCTCaccccaccagctccagctcgcCCACCCAGCCTCCCAGCAGGAAGGCTTTACCCTCAGAAAGGTTCTCACCTGCCCCAAAGAGGTCATAGACGATGCTGATGATCTTGTCGTTGGAGAGCGGGACACGGGCATCCTCCCCTACACTCTTGTCCTGGCAGTGCTCGATCAGCGAGTCCGTGATGTCCCGGATGTGCTCCTGGGGAAGAGTCAGTGGGTCACAGACATCATAGACACTCAGGGCTGGGGAAACATCTCCTCCCCCGGCCAGTGTCGGCTTCTGGGGGGATTAACTGCAGCTTGGAGAGCTCCAAGGAGCTTTCCTGGGCAGAGGTGGGGAGACAAGGGAGGATCCTCTTCCCCCCCATTGCCTTGCAGGCAGCACCTCTGACAACTGTAGGCATCTCTACCCACATCCTAGAGCATCCGAGCTCTTACCTTATCAAAGCTGGTGTAATGCTCCTGGACAATTTTTTGCACAAAGAAGTTGAACCGCCTGTTGATGTCCTTAAAGAGCTGCATGGTGCGGCTGGGAAGGTACTGGAGCACGGGGATGAAGTCAGCGGGGTTGCCAGAAGCAGCCGCATCCCCAAATTCATTGCTGAGGTTCACTATGTTGAGCAGCTCTTGGTCGTTGTGGTCGTAACGCTTGCCAAAGCAGATGGCGCAGATGACGTTGGCCACAGAGACCACCAGGTACTGGTTAAGGTCAaagctcttcccctcctccatcAGCCGCAGGAACTTGGTGACCAGGTAGCTGGCCTCCTTGGAGACGTGCTCCTCCAGGAGGCAGGTGGAAGAggaggtggggctgggggcgaTGGAGAAGGTCTTCAGGGCGTTCTGGGCCAGCTTTCTGCGGGCTTTCCACACCTCCCCCGAGTCGGGGCTGAAGGCCAGGCTCTGCCCATTTGAAATGTATTGGAAGCTGTAGAGGTCCGGGCGCCCCATGAAGTCCTCTCCCTGCTTCACCAAGGCTTTCCTGATGGTCTCCAGCCCGCTCAGCACCAGCACGGGCCGGGTGCCGATCCTGACCTCCATCACGTCCCCGTACTTCTGGCTCAGCCTGGTGAGGGCCAGGTGCGTGTCCTTCCTCAGCTCCAGCACGTTGCCGAGGATGGGGTAGCCCCTGGGCCCCGGGGGGCTCTTCAGCCCCTTGGGCACGTGCTGCCGGAGGGACTGGACGAGCAGGAGGACCAGGCAGAAGACGGCAGCCGCGAGGAGGACCTCGGTGGCCGAGACAACGCCTTGGCTTCCCACCAGCGACATTGCAGCCTTCATCGCTGCCGGCATGTAGGAACCTTAGTAATAAACCAAAGGGGCATTATGAAGGAGGGAAGGTCCATGGAGCACCTCTAGCTGGAGATACTCTTAGCAGCAACTGCGGGCAGGAAAGCTGGGTTTAACTTCTGATCCAGAGCCGCATCGTTTTCCGCACTTTAGGAAACTGCTTGCACTTAAAAGTAGTTTTTTGCTAGCCTGGAGGGAAAGGAACAATTCCCACGGCTTTTTCTCTGCATGCCAGAGGTAGATAATGCGTTCCCTTAACTACAGGACCTCTCTTTTATACTGCAAAGTCTTTTCCAGAGCGCTTGACCATGGGAGAGCTGAATCCTCCTGATTGGAGTCATCTGGTTGCTCGTGCTGAGCCACCGCTCGCCAGCAAATTAAATACGGCATTGCCACAAATCTTCCTAAAGATGGGTGGCCACGAGAGGTAGCCGTGGCTGTAGCGTGGGCACCCTGCTCCATCAGAAATGCCTGAGCCAGGGGTAGGAAGAGGCTGGCTATGGAATCCCACCTCTCCTCGGGTTTGGCAAGGAGCCTGCACCCTCCTGTGGGACACCCGGGTCCCATGGGGTGAGGAGTCTTGGGGGGGCTGCTGGGATCCCAGCGGGTGCAGCCTGGCTAGGACCCCCTCCAAGCCCAAGGCTGCGGATCGTGGCCACCCCAGGGCAAAAAGGAGCcttgacaccccccccccaaaaaaaaaacccaccttccGACAGCTCCGGGAGGGATGCTACGAGACATTTGGGGAGCCCACCCCACAACGGGCCACCCGTTGGCTTTCCATCCCTCCAGGCTCCCCGGGGGGGAGCTGGAAGTACCCGCCACCCCTCTCCAGCCCCCGGGCAGAGGGCCGTACGTCGCGGCGGGCAGCCCCGACGGTACCCACCTGCGGAGCGGGAGCGGCCGGGGGCCCGATCCTGGCGGCAGGTACCCCGCTCGCCCTTCGCTCCTGCTTTATATGCATCGCCGCTCGCCCTGATTGGCCCGCCAACCTGCCGTCACGTGACCGAAGGCTAATCAAAGCTGACGCGCGTCCAAATTCTCAAATAACTAACCCggacaccccaccccaccccccccacgTCCCGGAGGTGGTGGGACAGGGGCCACgcagcacccccccccctccttcccacgCGTGGGCCGTGGGATCCCCGCTCCTTCGCGTGTCCTCCGCGGCGAGGCGGGGGATGAAGAAGTTGGGGGGGGTCCCGATGGGTCGGAGTGGGGGTGTCGGTACCGTCCGTGGGTTTCAgactcggggggggggagcatcGCGTGAGAAGCGGGCGGGATGTTTGGGCAACCCGCGCCGCCCCGGTCACTCCAGTCACGCTACCGGCAGGATCTTAAAGGCGCCGGTACCGCGCCCCGGTtctccccccccacacacacccacccacgacccccccccccccccccccccccttttccccagccctctctccccatccagcccccccccccctccccgccggtacccccagccccgggctgtCCCCGGTGTCCGCAACCGCGGGGAGAGCGGGAGCGTGGGAAACTACCGCCGGTGTGCGCCGTGCCGGGCAGGAGGGGggaatcacacacacacacacacacacccccaccccacggGGATCCGCGAACACGCGGGGATGAGCGTGGATCAACCCTCCCCACCGCGATTGCCCCCTCCGCGTCCCGCTGGCCGGCGTGGGGGTTTGCCGGTCCCTCcgtctctctcccccccccgccccacgcTGCGTGGCCGTTCTGCTGGCCCACAGCCCGGATCGGGTCCCCGTGGGGAAGAGGGTGGCGGGGGGCAGCTccggggggggtgtggggtctgtggggtgtgt
This is a stretch of genomic DNA from Balearica regulorum gibbericeps isolate bBalReg1 chromosome 12, bBalReg1.pri, whole genome shotgun sequence. It encodes these proteins:
- the LOC104640441 gene encoding cytochrome P450 1A4-like isoform X1, with translation MPAAMKAAMSLVGSQGVVSATEVLLAAAVFCLVLLLVQSLRQHVPKGLKSPPGPRGYPILGNVLELRKDTHLALTRLSQKYGDVMEVRIGTRPVLVLSGLETIRKALVKQGEDFMGRPDLYSFQYISNGQSLAFSPDSGEVWKARRKLAQNALKTFSIAPSPTSSSTCLLEEHVSKEASYLVTKFLRLMEEGKSFDLNQYLVVSVANVICAICFGKRYDHNDQELLNIVNLSNEFGDAAASGNPADFIPVLQYLPSRTMQLFKDINRRFNFFVQKIVQEHYTSFDKEHIRDITDSLIEHCQDKSVGEDARVPLSNDKIISIVYDLFGAGFDTVATALSWSLMYVALYPDIQKKIQEELDRTIGRERRPRLSDRGTLPYTEAFILEMFRHSSFLPFTIPHSTTKATALNGYYIPKDTCVFINQWQVNHDEKLWKDPSTFNPERFLNAAGTEINRTESEKVMVFGLGKRRCIGESIGRWEVFLFLTTMLQQLEFSLRPGEEVDITPQYGLTMKYKKCERFQMKKRFPTKSSP
- the LOC104640441 gene encoding cytochrome P450 1A4-like isoform X2 gives rise to the protein MKAAMSLVGSQGVVSATEVLLAAAVFCLVLLLVQSLRQHVPKGLKSPPGPRGYPILGNVLELRKDTHLALTRLSQKYGDVMEVRIGTRPVLVLSGLETIRKALVKQGEDFMGRPDLYSFQYISNGQSLAFSPDSGEVWKARRKLAQNALKTFSIAPSPTSSSTCLLEEHVSKEASYLVTKFLRLMEEGKSFDLNQYLVVSVANVICAICFGKRYDHNDQELLNIVNLSNEFGDAAASGNPADFIPVLQYLPSRTMQLFKDINRRFNFFVQKIVQEHYTSFDKEHIRDITDSLIEHCQDKSVGEDARVPLSNDKIISIVYDLFGAGFDTVATALSWSLMYVALYPDIQKKIQEELDRTIGRERRPRLSDRGTLPYTEAFILEMFRHSSFLPFTIPHSTTKATALNGYYIPKDTCVFINQWQVNHDEKLWKDPSTFNPERFLNAAGTEINRTESEKVMVFGLGKRRCIGESIGRWEVFLFLTTMLQQLEFSLRPGEEVDITPQYGLTMKYKKCERFQMKKRFPTKSSP